One stretch of Actinopolymorpha sp. NPDC004070 DNA includes these proteins:
- a CDS encoding aldo/keto reductase: MSTPRQGGTNLLAPRRLGSTGLEVTPVCLGCGVLGGMPGIFGYDVAADRGVATVRAALASPLNFLDTSAGYSDGESERRVGAAIAQHGGLPPGFVLATKADPDPKTGDYSGDQVRRSAEQSLERLGLDSFDLLYLHDPEVIGFEAATASGGAVEALVDLAEQGIARHLGVAGGPVDLLGRFVGTGAFEVVLTHNRYTLVDQSARDLLEQAKAAGVAVVNAAPFGGGLLAKGPEALRTYAYREADAALLARVRAMADTCAAYDVPLGAAALQYSLRQPLITSTVVGISAPERVDQTLAWATWPIPDELWASLRTLAESGNDPGSDEEGGS; the protein is encoded by the coding sequence GTGAGTACACCCAGGCAGGGCGGGACGAACCTGCTCGCCCCACGCCGGCTCGGCTCGACCGGACTGGAGGTGACCCCGGTCTGCCTGGGCTGTGGCGTGCTGGGCGGCATGCCGGGGATCTTCGGGTACGACGTCGCCGCCGACCGCGGCGTCGCGACCGTACGCGCGGCACTTGCGAGCCCGCTCAACTTCCTGGACACCTCGGCCGGCTACAGCGACGGCGAGAGCGAACGCCGGGTGGGCGCGGCCATCGCCCAGCACGGCGGTCTGCCGCCGGGGTTCGTGCTGGCGACCAAGGCCGACCCGGACCCGAAGACCGGTGACTACTCCGGTGACCAGGTGCGGCGCAGCGCCGAGCAGAGTCTGGAGCGCCTGGGCCTGGACAGCTTCGACCTGCTCTACCTGCACGACCCGGAGGTGATCGGCTTCGAGGCGGCGACGGCGTCCGGGGGAGCGGTGGAGGCGCTGGTCGACCTGGCCGAGCAGGGCATCGCCCGCCACCTCGGCGTGGCCGGCGGGCCGGTCGACCTGCTGGGCCGGTTCGTCGGCACCGGTGCGTTCGAGGTGGTGCTCACCCACAACCGCTACACGCTGGTGGACCAGTCCGCCCGCGACCTGCTCGAGCAGGCGAAGGCGGCCGGAGTCGCGGTCGTCAACGCCGCGCCCTTCGGCGGCGGCCTGCTGGCCAAGGGACCGGAAGCCCTGCGCACGTACGCCTACCGCGAGGCCGACGCCGCGCTGCTGGCCCGGGTGCGGGCGATGGCCGACACCTGTGCGGCGTACGACGTTCCGCTCGGCGCGGCGGCCCTGCAGTACTCCCTGCGGCAACCGCTGATCACCTCCACGGTGGTCGGCATCTCCGCGCCCGAGCGCGTGGACCAGACCCTGGCCTGGGCGACCTGGCCGATCCCGGACGAGCTGTGGGCGTCGTTGCGGACCCTTGCCGAAAGCGGGAACGACCCCGGCAGCGACGAGGAAGGTGGATCATGA
- a CDS encoding endonuclease/exonuclease/phosphatase family protein, which produces MTTVRLMTYNVHGLNDDVAALTAVVDDLRPDVLVVQESPKLLRWRSRCAGLARATGLLYVAGGRTAGGNLLLAHQRTVVHGHSEERIPQRLRDPIRGVVSATFAVGGTRFGVVGVHLSLSAAGRVRDLDRVLGTVRAFGDLPVLVAGDLNEPPGGPSWRALTGAGLHDVAGDGTPTFPAAEPRARIDAVFASGKGVRGRTVDLPTDDEGRARLARASDHLPVVVDVDLDAALDDRPGAASRGRTG; this is translated from the coding sequence GTGACGACGGTGCGGCTGATGACCTACAACGTGCACGGCCTGAACGACGACGTGGCTGCCCTGACGGCGGTGGTCGACGACCTGCGGCCCGATGTCCTGGTGGTGCAGGAGTCGCCCAAGCTGCTGCGCTGGCGGTCACGGTGCGCGGGGCTCGCCCGGGCCACCGGTCTGCTCTACGTCGCGGGCGGGCGTACGGCGGGCGGCAACCTGCTGCTCGCCCACCAGCGGACCGTCGTACACGGGCATTCGGAGGAACGCATCCCGCAACGGCTCCGCGACCCGATCCGCGGCGTGGTGTCGGCGACGTTCGCCGTGGGCGGCACGAGGTTCGGCGTCGTGGGTGTGCACCTGAGCCTGTCCGCGGCCGGCCGGGTGCGCGACCTCGACCGGGTGCTGGGAACGGTGCGAGCGTTCGGCGACCTGCCGGTCCTGGTCGCCGGCGACCTCAACGAACCCCCGGGCGGGCCGAGCTGGCGCGCGCTCACCGGCGCCGGGCTGCACGACGTGGCCGGTGACGGAACCCCCACCTTCCCGGCAGCCGAGCCCCGGGCCCGCATCGACGCGGTGTTCGCGTCCGGGAAGGGAGTTCGCGGCAGGACCGTCGACCTCCCCACCGACGACGAGGGACGTGCCCGGCTGGCCCGGGCGTCGGACCATCTTCCGGTCGTGGTGGACGTCGACCTGGACGCTGCCCTCGACGACCGGCCCGGTGCGGCGAGCCGGGGCCGGACCGGTTGA
- a CDS encoding response regulator transcription factor, with product MIRVLVVDDEALVRSGLRMILEAADDVVVVAEARDGRDAVAAVGRHRPDVVLMDVRMPELDGVRAAEEIGRAPAPPRVIMLTTFDLDEYVHAALRAGAVGFLLKDTPPRDLVAAVRTVAAGNAMLAPEVTRRLISSFAGRGPGRAEAARERLRALTGREREVVRAVARGLSNAEIGRELAMSEATVKAHVSRSLAKLGLDNRVQAAILVHDADVTDPLA from the coding sequence GTGATCCGCGTACTGGTGGTGGACGACGAGGCGCTGGTCCGGTCCGGCCTGCGGATGATCCTGGAGGCCGCCGACGACGTGGTGGTCGTGGCCGAGGCCAGGGACGGCCGGGACGCGGTCGCGGCCGTCGGCCGGCACCGGCCCGACGTCGTTCTGATGGACGTCCGCATGCCGGAGCTGGACGGCGTACGGGCCGCGGAGGAGATCGGACGGGCACCGGCGCCACCCCGGGTGATCATGCTGACGACGTTCGACCTGGACGAGTACGTCCACGCCGCGTTGCGCGCCGGTGCGGTCGGCTTCCTGCTCAAGGACACCCCGCCGCGCGACCTGGTGGCCGCGGTCCGGACCGTCGCCGCCGGCAACGCGATGCTGGCACCGGAGGTCACCAGACGGCTGATCAGCTCGTTCGCCGGCCGTGGGCCCGGCCGGGCGGAAGCCGCGCGGGAACGCCTGCGGGCGCTGACCGGCCGCGAGCGCGAGGTCGTGAGAGCCGTCGCCCGGGGTCTGTCGAACGCCGAGATCGGCCGGGAGCTCGCGATGAGTGAGGCGACCGTGAAGGCACACGTCAGCAGGTCGCTGGCCAAGCTCGGCCTGGACAACCGCGTCCAGGCCGCGATCCTCGTGCACGACGCGGACGTGACCGATCCCTTGGCCTGA
- a CDS encoding histidine kinase: protein MDRTEVVGERVQRWVARAYDRSAPWLLGVAVCVLSLSTVRDWNAPVVLVLTALTGVAAWMARRRRWPLFATTAAGMLLLGLWPGLLVSAYYAGTTLRRRRELAAFVGGCLALIIPAYTFYSDLGIRMAGCRQPCLGTGAQLEGLANKGSALLFVGLGLVLGLWVHARREVLAGLRERAERLEREQAARAEQARAQERARIAREMHDVVAHRVSLMVLHAGALEVNAPDERTARAAELIRGTGREALDNLREVLGVLRAPAGGPPAPLAPQPGLDDLDSLLEQSRAAGVEVTRRDEGVPGELPALVGSTAYRTVQEALTNVHKHAPGASAEVVVGHGPEEVSVTVRNDAARGPATGPSGGFGLVGLRERVHLLGGSFCAGPTGRGGFEVVALLPARTSRTDPDPTGAEPAGADLADADRTGADPADATHGRGAAAT from the coding sequence GTGGACAGGACCGAGGTGGTCGGCGAGCGGGTGCAGCGCTGGGTCGCGCGCGCGTACGACCGGAGCGCGCCGTGGCTGCTCGGCGTCGCTGTCTGCGTCTTGTCGCTGTCGACGGTCCGTGACTGGAACGCGCCGGTGGTGCTGGTGCTGACCGCGCTGACGGGTGTGGCCGCGTGGATGGCGAGGCGGCGGCGGTGGCCGTTGTTCGCCACGACGGCGGCCGGAATGCTTCTGCTCGGCCTGTGGCCTGGCCTGCTGGTCTCCGCCTACTACGCGGGTACGACGCTGCGCCGTCGCCGCGAGCTCGCCGCGTTCGTGGGCGGGTGCCTGGCGCTGATCATCCCGGCGTACACCTTCTACAGCGATCTCGGGATCCGGATGGCCGGCTGCCGTCAACCCTGCCTTGGCACCGGCGCGCAGCTGGAAGGGCTTGCCAACAAGGGCTCCGCGCTGCTGTTCGTCGGACTGGGCCTGGTGCTGGGGTTGTGGGTGCATGCCCGCCGGGAGGTGCTGGCCGGCCTGCGCGAGCGCGCCGAACGGCTGGAACGCGAACAGGCCGCCCGGGCCGAGCAGGCACGTGCACAGGAGCGGGCCAGGATCGCCCGGGAGATGCACGACGTGGTGGCCCACCGGGTGTCCCTGATGGTGCTGCACGCGGGTGCGCTGGAGGTGAACGCGCCGGACGAGCGGACGGCGCGGGCCGCCGAACTGATCCGGGGCACCGGGCGGGAGGCGCTGGACAACCTGCGGGAGGTGCTCGGTGTGCTGCGTGCACCGGCCGGCGGGCCGCCCGCTCCGCTCGCGCCGCAACCCGGCCTTGACGACCTCGACTCGCTGCTGGAGCAGTCGCGGGCGGCGGGTGTCGAGGTGACCCGCCGGGACGAGGGCGTGCCGGGGGAGCTGCCGGCGCTGGTGGGGAGTACGGCCTACCGGACCGTGCAGGAGGCGCTGACCAACGTGCACAAGCACGCGCCGGGCGCGAGTGCGGAGGTCGTGGTCGGCCACGGCCCGGAGGAGGTGTCGGTGACGGTTCGCAACGATGCCGCGCGGGGACCGGCCACCGGGCCCAGCGGTGGGTTCGGGCTGGTCGGTCTGCGCGAGCGCGTCCACCTGCTGGGCGGGTCCTTCTGCGCCGGCCCGACCGGACGCGGCGGCTTCGAGGTCGTCGCCCTGCTGCCCGCGCGGACATCCCGCACCGACCCAGATCCGACCGGGGCCGAGCCGGCCGGCGCGGATCTGGCAGACGCGGATCGGACCGGCGCGGATCCGGCAGACGCAACACACGGCAGAGGAGCGGCGGCGACGTGA
- a CDS encoding DedA family protein yields the protein MTESILQVVHDVMSSPWIYLALFLLAATDAFLPAVPSESVVITAGVFAASSGSPNLALVVLAAAAGAFAGDHISYAIGRGAGGRLLARARPGSRQRRAFGRAADALAERGGLVLVVARYVPGGRTAVTVTMGALGYSRPRFTRFDVLAATSWAVYSVLVGYVGGMAFENDPIKGVVLGVGLALGVTALVEAVRYVRRRRRHRREDPERVLVPAADRQSA from the coding sequence GTGACCGAGTCGATCCTGCAGGTGGTCCACGACGTGATGAGCTCGCCGTGGATCTACCTGGCACTGTTCCTGCTCGCCGCCACGGACGCGTTCCTGCCCGCGGTCCCCAGTGAGAGCGTGGTGATCACCGCGGGGGTGTTCGCCGCGTCGAGCGGTTCGCCGAACCTCGCGCTGGTCGTGCTCGCGGCCGCCGCCGGGGCTTTCGCCGGGGACCACATCTCCTACGCCATCGGCCGCGGCGCGGGCGGCCGGCTGCTCGCCCGGGCACGGCCGGGCAGCCGGCAGCGCAGGGCGTTCGGCCGGGCCGCCGACGCACTCGCCGAACGCGGCGGCCTGGTGCTGGTGGTGGCGAGGTACGTGCCCGGCGGGCGTACCGCGGTCACCGTCACCATGGGCGCGCTCGGCTACTCCCGCCCCCGGTTCACCCGCTTCGACGTTCTCGCCGCGACGTCGTGGGCGGTGTACTCCGTCCTCGTCGGGTACGTCGGCGGGATGGCGTTCGAGAACGACCCGATCAAGGGAGTCGTCCTGGGCGTCGGACTCGCGCTCGGGGTCACCGCGCTGGTGGAGGCGGTTCGCTACGTACGCCGACGCCGTCGCCACCGGCGCGAGGACCCCGAACGCGTACTTGTCCCGGCCGCCGACCGGCAGTCGGCGTGA
- a CDS encoding Gfo/Idh/MocA family oxidoreductase — protein sequence MAELGPNAEPNGGPGRDLRVGVIGTGIMGADHVRTIATSVAGARVSAVTDLDTERARAAIDGIDGARVLSDPLGLVADDEVDAVLVASADSTHEELVLACVEAGKPVLCEKPLTPTPDGSLRIVEAEEKAGRRLVSVGFMRRYDPGYVDVKETLREGVVGAPLLLHCVHRNASSRPDAPSSGLITGSAVHEFDVIRWLLGEELTQITVFRPRSSSMVAGDTTDPLLVLVGTESGLLADVEVFVNAQYGYDVRCELVGELGSLSLDEPVRVRRRAERARASTVSLDWRDRFAEAYRRELQDWVTGAATGEQRGADAWDGYVATVAAAAGVAALGRPGSPVPVDLSPRPELYARS from the coding sequence GTGGCTGAGCTGGGACCGAACGCCGAACCGAACGGCGGGCCTGGCCGTGACCTTCGCGTCGGGGTGATCGGCACCGGGATCATGGGTGCGGACCACGTGCGCACCATCGCGACGTCGGTCGCGGGTGCCCGGGTCAGCGCGGTCACCGACCTCGACACCGAGCGGGCGCGGGCCGCGATCGACGGCATCGACGGTGCGCGCGTCCTGTCCGACCCGCTCGGCCTGGTGGCCGACGACGAGGTGGACGCGGTGCTGGTCGCCTCGGCCGACTCCACCCACGAGGAGCTGGTCCTCGCCTGTGTGGAGGCGGGCAAGCCGGTGTTGTGCGAGAAACCGCTCACGCCCACCCCGGACGGCTCGCTGCGCATCGTGGAGGCGGAGGAGAAGGCCGGTCGGCGGTTGGTGAGCGTGGGCTTCATGCGCCGCTACGACCCTGGTTACGTCGATGTCAAGGAGACCTTGCGCGAGGGCGTGGTGGGCGCTCCGCTGTTGCTGCACTGCGTTCACCGCAACGCCTCCTCCAGGCCGGACGCCCCGAGCTCCGGGCTGATCACCGGCTCGGCCGTGCACGAGTTCGACGTCATCCGGTGGCTTCTGGGTGAGGAGCTCACCCAGATCACGGTGTTCCGGCCGCGTTCGTCGTCGATGGTCGCCGGGGACACCACCGACCCGCTGCTGGTGCTGGTCGGCACCGAGAGCGGGCTGCTGGCCGACGTGGAGGTGTTCGTCAACGCGCAGTACGGCTACGACGTGCGCTGCGAGCTGGTCGGTGAGCTCGGCTCGCTGTCCCTCGACGAGCCGGTGCGGGTGCGGCGCCGGGCCGAGCGGGCCCGGGCGAGCACGGTGTCGCTGGACTGGCGGGACCGGTTCGCCGAGGCGTACCGGCGCGAGCTGCAGGACTGGGTGACCGGCGCGGCGACGGGTGAGCAGCGCGGTGCCGATGCCTGGGACGGCTACGTCGCGACGGTGGCGGCCGCCGCCGGGGTGGCGGCGCTGGGCAGGCCGGGCTCCCCGGTGCCGGTGGACCTGTCGCCCCGGCCGGAGCTCTACGCCAGGTCCTGA
- a CDS encoding TIM barrel protein, with the protein MDLGPLTGRVAGAPISWGVCEAPGWGHELPASLVLAQMAELGLAATELGPTGYLGADPDAVRATLDTHGIGLIGGFLPVTLHVGSEVDLTEADAAIRTLAAAGSQVVVLAADAGPAGYDSKVVLDEDQWKDLVHNLDRVRALVADLGMRTTLHPHVGTAIESAESVRQLLARSDVPLCLDTGHLAVGGADPLELAKSAPERVGHVHLKDVRSDVAAQFNAGAFSWVDAVRRGLFAPLGDGDLDIAGVVVELERAGFTGWYVLEQDTALDGVPAAGEGPVVDVRRSIEYLRDTVVPALDAGANPRG; encoded by the coding sequence ATGGACCTGGGACCTCTGACCGGCAGAGTGGCCGGTGCGCCCATTTCCTGGGGAGTGTGCGAGGCACCGGGCTGGGGCCACGAGCTGCCGGCGTCGCTGGTACTCGCGCAGATGGCCGAGCTCGGCCTGGCGGCGACCGAGCTCGGTCCCACCGGGTACCTCGGCGCGGACCCGGACGCGGTCCGGGCCACGCTGGACACCCATGGGATCGGCCTGATCGGCGGGTTCTTGCCGGTGACCCTGCACGTCGGCTCCGAGGTCGACCTGACCGAGGCGGACGCGGCGATCCGTACCCTTGCCGCCGCCGGGTCGCAGGTCGTGGTGCTGGCCGCGGACGCCGGACCCGCGGGGTACGACAGCAAGGTCGTCCTCGACGAGGACCAGTGGAAGGATCTGGTGCACAACCTGGACCGGGTGCGGGCCCTGGTGGCCGACCTGGGCATGCGGACGACGCTGCACCCGCACGTCGGCACCGCGATCGAGTCCGCCGAGTCCGTACGCCAGTTGCTGGCGCGCTCCGACGTGCCGCTGTGCCTGGACACCGGCCACCTCGCCGTCGGTGGGGCGGACCCGCTGGAGCTGGCGAAGTCCGCACCCGAACGAGTCGGCCACGTGCACCTGAAGGACGTACGCAGCGACGTCGCGGCGCAGTTCAACGCCGGCGCCTTCAGCTGGGTGGACGCGGTGCGCCGCGGGTTGTTCGCGCCCCTGGGTGACGGCGACCTGGACATCGCCGGGGTGGTCGTCGAGTTGGAGCGGGCGGGCTTCACCGGCTGGTACGTCCTCGAGCAGGACACCGCGCTGGACGGCGTGCCCGCGGCCGGCGAGGGCCCGGTGGTCGACGTCCGCCGCAGCATCGAGTACCTCCGCGACACCGTGGTGCCGGCACTGGACGCGGGGGCGAACCCCCGTGGCTGA
- a CDS encoding ATP-binding cassette domain-containing protein, with product MNAAADHVTPAPAGTALLEADRIGKSYGSVVALHEVSTTVRAGEVTCVLGDNGAGKSTLIKILSGAHAHTSGELRVDGTPTTFASPRQALDAGIATVYQDLAVVPLMPVWRNFFLGSEFTRGKGPLRRLDVGRMRATTREELARMGIRLRDVDQPIGTLSGGERQSVAIARAVYFGASVLILDEPTAALGVKQSGVVLKYVAAARDEGLGVVFITHNPHHAYLVGDRFVLLKRGRMAGSHARADVGVADLTREMAGGAELEALSHELGEK from the coding sequence GTGAACGCCGCGGCAGACCACGTGACTCCGGCGCCCGCGGGCACGGCGCTGCTGGAGGCGGACCGGATCGGCAAGTCGTACGGCAGTGTCGTCGCGCTGCACGAGGTGAGCACCACCGTGCGGGCAGGCGAGGTGACCTGTGTGCTCGGCGACAACGGAGCGGGCAAGTCCACCCTCATCAAGATCCTGTCCGGCGCGCACGCGCACACCTCGGGGGAGCTGCGGGTGGACGGCACTCCGACGACCTTCGCCAGTCCCCGGCAGGCGCTGGACGCCGGGATCGCCACGGTGTACCAGGACCTCGCCGTGGTGCCGCTGATGCCGGTGTGGCGGAACTTCTTCCTCGGCTCCGAGTTCACCCGGGGCAAGGGGCCGTTGCGGCGGCTGGACGTCGGGCGGATGCGGGCCACCACCCGGGAGGAGCTGGCCCGGATGGGCATCCGGCTGCGCGACGTCGACCAGCCGATCGGCACCCTGTCCGGCGGTGAGCGGCAGTCGGTCGCGATCGCCCGCGCGGTGTACTTCGGCGCGAGCGTCCTGATCCTGGACGAACCCACCGCCGCCCTCGGGGTGAAGCAGTCCGGGGTGGTGCTGAAGTACGTCGCCGCCGCCCGGGACGAGGGGCTCGGCGTGGTGTTCATCACGCACAACCCACACCACGCCTACCTCGTCGGTGACCGCTTCGTCCTGCTGAAGCGGGGCAGGATGGCCGGGAGTCACGCACGAGCGGACGTGGGCGTCGCCGATCTCACCCGGGAGATGGCCGGTGGCGCGGAGCTGGAGGCGCTGAGCCACGAGCTCGGCGAGAAGTAG
- a CDS encoding ABC transporter permease, whose amino-acid sequence MATEPVRTQQERGPERPGRPDRPGPAEDAPSAVSTLTRVLRRPEVGAAVAAVAVFVFFSAMTRTFLTPGGVATWLDSAALFGIMAIAVALLMIGGEFDLSAGTMVGSTGLIVGILTTHSGVNVWLAVVLALMFAVLVGAGNGLLVMRTGLPSFIVTLGTFFVLQGLNLAVTKLLIGQVAVQGLDQVPGFYDVKWIFGSTVAVLGTVFQVSIAWWVGLTAVATWVLLRTRAGNWIFAVGGAQTSARQVGVPVLSTKVGLFMTTAAAGWLAGMLQLFRTSTVQASTGVGQEFIYIICAVVGGCLLTGGYGSAIGAALGALIYGMTYQGIVFAQWDNNWLKTFLGVMLLAAVLVNTYVRRRAEVSR is encoded by the coding sequence ATGGCCACCGAACCCGTTCGTACGCAGCAGGAACGTGGCCCCGAGCGCCCCGGCCGGCCCGACCGGCCCGGACCCGCCGAGGACGCGCCGAGCGCGGTCAGCACGCTGACGCGGGTCCTCCGCCGGCCCGAGGTCGGCGCCGCCGTCGCGGCCGTGGCGGTGTTCGTGTTCTTCTCCGCGATGACCCGCACGTTCCTCACCCCGGGTGGTGTCGCCACCTGGCTGGACTCCGCGGCGCTGTTCGGGATCATGGCGATCGCGGTGGCGCTGCTGATGATCGGCGGCGAGTTCGACCTGTCGGCCGGCACGATGGTCGGGTCGACCGGCCTGATCGTGGGCATCCTCACCACGCACTCCGGTGTCAACGTGTGGTTGGCGGTGGTGCTGGCGCTGATGTTCGCTGTGCTGGTCGGCGCGGGCAACGGGTTGCTGGTGATGCGTACCGGACTGCCGAGCTTCATCGTCACCCTCGGCACGTTCTTCGTGTTGCAGGGACTCAACCTCGCGGTCACCAAGCTGCTGATCGGGCAGGTCGCGGTGCAGGGGCTGGACCAGGTGCCCGGCTTCTACGACGTGAAGTGGATCTTCGGCTCGACGGTCGCGGTGCTCGGCACGGTGTTCCAGGTTTCGATCGCCTGGTGGGTAGGGCTGACCGCGGTCGCCACCTGGGTGCTGCTGAGGACCCGGGCCGGCAACTGGATCTTCGCTGTCGGCGGGGCACAGACCAGCGCTCGCCAGGTCGGCGTACCCGTGCTGTCCACCAAGGTCGGGCTGTTCATGACGACCGCGGCGGCGGGCTGGCTGGCCGGCATGCTGCAGTTGTTCCGTACGTCCACCGTGCAGGCGTCCACCGGAGTGGGCCAGGAGTTCATCTACATCATCTGTGCGGTGGTGGGCGGCTGCCTGCTGACCGGCGGGTACGGCTCGGCCATCGGGGCGGCGCTCGGTGCGCTCATCTACGGCATGACCTACCAGGGCATCGTCTTCGCCCAGTGGGACAACAACTGGCTGAAGACGTTCCTCGGCGTGATGTTGCTGGCGGCGGTGCTCGTCAACACCTACGTGCGCAGGCGGGCGGAGGTGAGCCGGTGA
- a CDS encoding sugar ABC transporter substrate-binding protein produces MRLIRGLGVCAVAAMLTLAGCSNSAPQQSGTDGGGGGGAAAGGGADKGGAGKGGTDKGGAAKADLTVAVVTHGQAGDAFWDIVKSGADRAGKDEHVKVTYNGDGDPARQSQLIDNAVASHVDGLVVSMANPDGVRESIHRAVKANIPVVTMNSGLEKYKEFGAITHVGQSEELAGEAAGRKLAEAGVKKVLCVVHEAGNVGLESRCNGVRKTLGGTVRNLQVDVSNVADAQNTMKAQLLADKSVDGVLTLNPVIAKAAISAREEAGSTAKLATFDVSADICAAVARGDMLFAVDQQPYLQGYLPVVFVALKIRNGNDVGGGQPVYSGPGFVTKENAEQVRKFAERGTR; encoded by the coding sequence ATGAGACTCATCCGTGGGCTGGGTGTGTGCGCCGTGGCGGCGATGCTCACCCTCGCCGGCTGTTCCAACTCGGCACCGCAGCAGTCCGGCACCGACGGGGGCGGCGGTGGTGGCGCCGCTGCCGGAGGCGGCGCGGACAAGGGCGGGGCCGGCAAGGGTGGTACGGACAAGGGAGGCGCGGCGAAGGCCGACCTGACCGTCGCGGTCGTCACCCACGGCCAGGCCGGCGACGCCTTCTGGGACATCGTGAAGTCCGGCGCCGACCGGGCCGGCAAGGACGAGCACGTCAAGGTCACCTACAACGGTGACGGCGACCCGGCCCGGCAGAGCCAGCTGATCGACAACGCGGTCGCCTCGCACGTGGACGGGCTGGTCGTGTCGATGGCCAACCCGGACGGTGTGCGGGAGAGCATCCACCGGGCGGTCAAGGCGAACATCCCCGTCGTCACGATGAACTCCGGCCTGGAAAAGTACAAGGAGTTCGGCGCGATCACCCACGTCGGGCAGAGCGAGGAACTCGCCGGCGAGGCGGCCGGCCGCAAGCTCGCCGAGGCCGGGGTGAAGAAGGTGCTGTGCGTGGTGCACGAGGCCGGCAACGTCGGGCTGGAGTCCCGCTGCAACGGCGTACGAAAGACTCTCGGCGGGACGGTCCGCAACCTCCAGGTGGACGTGTCCAACGTCGCCGACGCGCAGAACACCATGAAGGCACAACTGCTCGCCGACAAGAGCGTCGACGGCGTGCTCACCCTCAACCCGGTGATCGCCAAGGCCGCGATCTCCGCCCGCGAGGAGGCCGGCAGCACGGCGAAGCTGGCGACGTTCGACGTGTCCGCCGACATCTGCGCGGCGGTCGCACGCGGCGACATGCTGTTCGCCGTCGACCAGCAGCCGTACCTGCAGGGCTATCTGCCGGTGGTGTTCGTCGCGCTGAAGATCCGCAACGGCAACGATGTCGGCGGCGGTCAGCCGGTATACTCCGGTCCGGGCTTCGTCACCAAGGAGAACGCCGAGCAGGTGCGGAAGTTCGCCGAACGCGGGACCCGGTGA